The Macaca thibetana thibetana isolate TM-01 chromosome 19, ASM2454274v1, whole genome shotgun sequence genome has a segment encoding these proteins:
- the RNF225 gene encoding RING finger protein 225 gives MLHRLLPCLTSSPRRSVPMPCPRPFWLRHSRAPQGSGPSSPSRGEDQEEEEEGDGSPGSSPILSPASPVECLICVSSFDGVFKLPKRLDCGHVFCLECLARLSLATAGGGNAVACPVCRAPTRLAPRRGLPALPTQSGLLPRDARAPPSRQGSVRFDRRRGLLYLRPPPPPPGPRKARAPPPPPPLRLGRPLSRRLSLASPAWVFNAAVALAVLVAAGLVVSGVYIFFLIPHATSSGPARPQLVALAPAPGFSWFPPRPTPGVPWTPAWTPRPTGPDLDTTLPGTAEDALEPQAGPEDPAENEGTLDRRSDGTWGTEADPGWAPWPRGARRPWGPQ, from the coding sequence ATGCTCCACCGCCTTCTTCCCTGCCTGACCTCCTCTCCTCGCAGGTCCGTCCCGATGCCCTGCCCTCGGCCGTTCTGGCTCCGCCATTCCCGGGCCCCCCAGGGCTCGGGTCCCAGCTCCCCAAGCAGAGGGGaggaccaggaggaggaggaggagggggacgGCAGCCCAGGCTCCAGCCCCATCCTGTCCCCCGCCTCCCCGGTGGAGTGCCTCATCTGCGTGTCGTCTTTCGACGGCGTGTTCAAGCTGCCCAAGCGCCTGGACTGCGGCCACGTCTTCTGTCTCGAGTGCCTGGCGCGCCTGTCGTTGGCCACGGCGGGCGGCGGCAACGCGGTGGCCTGTCCAGTGTGCCGCGCACCCACGCGCCTGGCCCCCCGCCGCGGACTCCCCGCGTTGCCCACGCAGTCCGGTCTCCTGCCCCGCGACGCGCGCGCGCCGCCCTCTCGCCAGGGCTCCGTGCGCTTCGACCGGCGCCGCGGCCTCCTCTACCtgcggccgccgccgcccccgcccgGGCCGCGCAAGGCCCGCgccccgccgcccccgccgcctcTGCGCCTGGGCCGCCCGCTGTCGCGCCGCCTGTCGCTGGCCAGCCCGGCCTGGGTCTTCAACGCGGCCGTGGCGCTGGCCGTGCTGGTGGCCGCGGGCCTCGTGGTCTCGGGCGTCTACATCTTCTTCCTCATCCCGCACGCCACCTCCTCCGGCCCCGCGCGGCCCCAGCTCGTGGCGCTCGCCCCAGCGCCAGGCTTCTCTTGGTTCCCGCCGAGGCCCACGCCGGGGGTGCCCTGGACCCCCGCCTGGACGCCGCGCCCCACGGGCCCTGACCTAGACACGACACTGCCAGGAACTGCAGAAGATGCGCTGGAGCCCCAGGCGGGCCCCGAGGACCCGGCGGAGAACGAGGGGACGCTGGACAGGCGATCGGACGGCACTTGGGGCACAGAGGCTGACCCCGGCTGGGCCCCGTGGCCACGGGGTGCGAGGAGGCCGTGGGGCCCACAGTAA
- the RPS5 gene encoding 40S ribosomal protein S5 has translation MTEWETAAPAVAETPDIKLFGKWSTDDVQINDISLQDYIAVKEKYAKYLPHSAGRYAAKRFRKAQCPIVERLTNSMMMHGRNNGKKLMTVRIVKHAFEIIHLLTGENPLQVLVNAIINSGPREDSTRIGRAGTVRRQAVDVSPLRRVNQAIWLLCTGAREAAFRNIKTIAECLADELINAAKGSSNSYAIKKKDELERVAKSNR, from the exons ATGACCGAGTGGGAGACAGCGGCACCAGCTGTGGCAGAGACCCCAGACATCAAGCTCTTTGGGAAGTGGAGCACCGATGATGTGCAGATCAATGACATTTCCCTACAG GATTACATAGCAGTGAAGGAGAAGTATGCCAAGTACCTGCCTCACAGTGCAGGGCGGTATGCCGCCAAACGCTTCCGCAAAGCTCAGTGTCCCATTGTGGAGCGCCTCACGAACTCCATGATGATGCACGGCCGCAACAACGGCAAGAAGCTGATGACTGTGCGCATCGTCAAGCATGCCTTCGAGATCATACACCTGCTCACAGGCGAG AACCCTCTGCAGGTCCTGGTGAACGCCATCATCAACAGTGGTCCCCGGGAGGACTCCACCCGCATTGGACGTGCCGGGACTGTGAGACGACAGGCTGTGGACGTGTCCCCACTGCGCCGTGTGAATCAG GCCATCTGGCTGCTGTGCACAGGTGCTCGTGAGGCTGCCTTCAGGAACATTAAGACCATTGCTGAGTGCCTGGCAGATGAGCTCATCAATGCTGCCAAG GGCTCCTCCAACTCCTATGCCATTAAGAAGAAGGACGAGCTGGAGCGTGTGGCCAAGTCCAACCGCTGA